One genomic region from Desulfovibrio oxyclinae DSM 11498 encodes:
- the ribB gene encoding 3,4-dihydroxy-2-butanone-4-phosphate synthase — MNQSLLSRYGDPEQRVRKALESLRAGSGVLVVDDEDRENEGDLIFSAEHLTDQQMAMLIRDCSGIVCLCLTDERVKQLGLPMMVETNNSQYGTAFTVTIEAAEGVTTGVSAADRVRTVKAASACNAGPDCLHSPGHVFPLRARPGGVLEREGHTEATVDLMRLAGLGDCGVLCELTNPDGTMARLPEVVEYAEQHNMPVITIEDLQAYRRKLEKAEQEAA, encoded by the coding sequence ATGAATCAGTCTCTTCTCTCACGTTACGGAGATCCCGAACAGCGGGTCCGCAAAGCCCTCGAATCACTCAGGGCCGGATCGGGCGTGCTCGTGGTGGACGACGAAGACCGGGAAAACGAGGGTGACCTCATTTTCTCTGCCGAACATCTCACCGACCAGCAGATGGCCATGCTCATCCGCGACTGCAGCGGCATCGTCTGCCTGTGTCTCACGGACGAACGGGTCAAACAGCTCGGCCTGCCCATGATGGTCGAAACCAACAACAGCCAGTACGGCACGGCTTTTACCGTGACCATCGAAGCTGCCGAAGGCGTCACCACAGGCGTCTCGGCCGCCGATCGCGTGCGCACGGTCAAGGCGGCCTCGGCCTGCAACGCCGGCCCGGACTGTCTGCACAGCCCCGGCCATGTCTTCCCCCTGCGCGCCCGCCCCGGCGGAGTGCTGGAACGCGAAGGCCACACCGAAGCCACCGTGGACCTCATGCGCCTTGCCGGACTCGGCGATTGCGGCGTCCTGTGCGAGCTCACCAATCCTGACGGCACAATGGCCCGGCTCCCCGAAGTCGTGGAGTATGCCGAGCAACACAATATGCCGGTCATCACCATCGAAGACCTTCAGGCATATCGCCGTAAGCTGGAAAAAGCAGAACAAGAAGCAGCCTAG
- a CDS encoding LysR family transcriptional regulator ArgP: MLDYRQVEAFAAVVEEGGFEKAAKRLHLTQSAVSQRVKLLEENTGRILLVRTSPPRPTDSGQAVLRHYRQVLRLEDDLSCGIGERRGPFTSLPVAVNADSIATWFHPAVRTFMQTRPVLLDLRVEDQDKTHTLLRDGDVLGCVSSRAKPFQGCRVSYLGTMRYRLVGAPEYRDRWFPDGPSFESANMAPLLIFNRHDTLHEQLFARAFKTQPTPPAAYAPSASKFPEFIAAGTVSGMIPDEQSRPLLASGVLVDLFPTVTVDVALHWHCWNIDSPLLEDFGRELLAGARREMEGIPEPQMGS, translated from the coding sequence ATGCTTGATTATCGACAAGTTGAAGCGTTCGCTGCGGTTGTGGAGGAAGGTGGCTTCGAGAAAGCTGCGAAGCGGTTGCATCTGACCCAGTCTGCAGTTTCGCAGCGGGTGAAATTGCTGGAGGAGAACACGGGCCGCATTCTGCTGGTGCGCACGAGCCCGCCTCGGCCCACGGATTCGGGACAGGCGGTGTTGCGGCATTATCGACAGGTACTGCGGCTTGAGGATGACCTTTCGTGCGGCATCGGCGAACGGCGCGGCCCATTCACCTCGTTGCCCGTGGCGGTGAACGCGGACAGCATCGCCACGTGGTTTCATCCGGCAGTTCGCACCTTCATGCAGACCCGCCCGGTGCTGCTCGACCTCCGCGTGGAAGATCAGGACAAGACGCACACCCTGCTTCGCGATGGCGACGTCCTCGGATGCGTTTCGTCCCGGGCCAAGCCGTTTCAGGGTTGCCGCGTGAGCTACCTCGGGACCATGCGCTACCGGCTCGTGGGAGCGCCCGAATACCGTGATCGGTGGTTCCCGGATGGCCCATCCTTCGAATCGGCAAACATGGCTCCGTTGCTGATTTTCAACCGGCACGACACGCTCCACGAACAACTCTTTGCCAGAGCGTTCAAGACCCAGCCGACTCCACCGGCAGCCTACGCTCCGTCCGCATCCAAGTTTCCGGAATTCATCGCCGCCGGGACCGTAAGCGGCATGATCCCCGATGAACAAAGCCGCCCGCTGCTGGCATCCGGCGTGCTTGTGGACCTTTTCCCCACTGTGACCGTGGATGTGGCGCTGCACTGGCATTGCTGGAATATCGACTCCCCACTGCTGGAGGATTTCGGCAGGGAGTTGCTTGCGGGAGCACGACGGGAAATGGAAGGGATTCCCGAACCGCAGATGGGAAGTTGA
- a CDS encoding LysE/ArgO family amino acid transporter, whose protein sequence is MLLTPYAEGFAMGGGLIVAIGAQNAFVLTQGVRNNRPLIVAALCILIDAACISLGVSGVGTAVAANPKLGDIAAWGGAAFLLWYGWGSLRSMLSQDRLQADAETADTLRRTIGMTLAVSLLNPHLYLDTVVLLGGVSGQYQTPARYVFGAGAITASVAWFLILTVGGRMLAPIFARSITWRILDGIICLTMWGIAAGLIRSAL, encoded by the coding sequence ATGCTGTTGACGCCGTATGCTGAAGGATTCGCCATGGGTGGCGGGCTGATCGTGGCCATCGGGGCGCAGAACGCTTTCGTGCTCACACAAGGGGTGCGCAACAACCGTCCGTTGATCGTGGCCGCGCTTTGCATTCTCATCGATGCAGCATGCATTTCGCTCGGTGTTTCGGGAGTGGGAACCGCAGTGGCTGCCAATCCGAAGCTAGGGGATATTGCAGCGTGGGGCGGTGCCGCGTTTTTGCTCTGGTACGGCTGGGGATCGCTTCGCTCCATGCTTTCACAAGACCGCCTTCAGGCGGATGCCGAGACGGCCGATACGCTTCGCCGCACCATCGGCATGACACTGGCGGTCAGCCTGCTCAATCCGCACCTGTACCTCGATACGGTCGTACTCCTTGGGGGCGTGAGCGGTCAGTACCAGACTCCGGCGCGGTACGTCTTCGGAGCAGGGGCGATAACCGCCTCGGTGGCGTGGTTCCTGATCCTGACCGTCGGCGGGCGCATGCTGGCCCCGATATTTGCTCGTTCCATCACCTGGCGGATTCTGGACGGCATCATCTGCCTGACCATGTGGGGCATCGCCGCCGGACTGATCCGATCCGCGCTTTAG
- a CDS encoding helix-turn-helix domain-containing protein has product MSKSSVKYIRPESLDGFEIRSVVESGHSFPNHTHDVHSVAVMEAGGCYCSSGSYVRKGELAMFNPGFVHSGIIQRSDTRLTYRVLYFDNDLLTDAARQLAKRDALPEFRSVVACDGLAHRELNVLGNTVAAGADRLTLDTALSRACAALLARHCELRPRVPDTQEPLAVRRARDYLNDHLSEKVSLEDLSRVTGLSRYHLLRTFRQCVGIPPHRYHTQIRLEQAKFLLRRGHPIAEAALQSGFSDQSHFANTFRRYTGATPRQYARG; this is encoded by the coding sequence ATGAGCAAGAGTTCCGTCAAATACATACGCCCCGAGAGTCTGGACGGGTTCGAGATTCGTTCCGTGGTGGAATCGGGGCACTCCTTTCCCAATCATACGCACGACGTTCACTCCGTGGCCGTCATGGAGGCAGGCGGTTGTTACTGCTCCTCAGGTTCGTATGTCCGAAAGGGCGAACTTGCCATGTTCAACCCCGGCTTCGTGCATTCCGGCATTATTCAGCGGTCCGACACCCGGCTAACCTACCGCGTTCTCTATTTCGATAATGATCTGCTTACCGATGCCGCACGGCAACTGGCCAAACGCGACGCGCTGCCCGAATTTCGGTCAGTGGTGGCTTGCGACGGTCTTGCCCACCGCGAACTGAACGTTCTCGGCAACACGGTGGCAGCCGGGGCGGACAGGCTCACCCTCGACACCGCTCTTTCTCGCGCCTGCGCTGCCCTGCTTGCGCGACACTGCGAACTGCGGCCAAGAGTGCCGGACACACAGGAGCCTCTGGCCGTGCGCCGCGCCCGAGACTACCTGAACGATCATCTCTCGGAAAAAGTCTCACTGGAAGACCTCTCGCGCGTCACCGGACTGTCCCGCTATCATCTGCTGAGAACCTTCCGCCAGTGCGTCGGTATCCCCCCGCACCGCTACCACACCCAGATTCGTCTGGAGCAAGCCAAGTTCCTCCTGCGTCGCGGTCATCCCATCGCCGAAGCCGCCCTGCAAAGCGGCTTTTCCGACCAAAGCCATTTCGCCAACACATTCCGCCGATACACCGGCGCCACCCCGCGCCAATACGCCCGCGGCTAG